CGAGCACGGGACCGTCAGGGTCGGTCTCGCCGAGGGCCTGGGCACGGAGGTCCTCGAGTTCAGCGCGTTGTTCGTCGGGCGGAGTACCGTTCGCATCGTCGACAACCTCGTCTGCGATCCTGAAAAACGCGTAGAGAACGTGTGTGGCGTGGCGAACGCGTTCCGGAAGGAACCGCGTTGCGAGATAGAACGTTTTCCCGGTTTGCCGCTGTATCGCCTTGCCTACGTCGATATGTTCCTGTTGCATTCTCTCCTCATGCCCAACTGACGACTGTGGGGTGTAAAGGGTACGACAGATGCATATAAAACGATTAGCCCTTACTAAGCGGGTCGCCGTCGAACAGTTCGTCGAGGAGCTTTCGCTGCGCCGACCGGAGATGCTGGTGAAACGTGGACCGAGAGATGTCCATCGACTGTGCCAGATCCTCGCCCGAGACGTTCCGCGGCCACTCGAAGTAGTCCGCGTAGTAGGCCTTCCGGAGGGCCGTAAACTGGCGATCGGTAAGCGACGACTCTAGCCGCGCCGTCACGTCCTGTCGCGACCGCGGCGGCCGATCCGTCTCGTGGTAGCTGAGCAGTTCGACGCTGGCCGCGCGCTCCTCGAGCAAATCGTACACCGATCGGGCAGACTGACCGTTCGGAACGTTGACGGTGAGATCGACGACGGGAACGCTCGTCCCGGTTCGATGTGCCGTCTGGTCGGCCGCGTCGCTGGCATCGAATCGGCGAATATCGGCGCCTCGTCCCGAGAGCGTCGTCACGATCGTCTCGTCGACGGCGAGTTCCAGCAGCGCCCCCTCGTCGTACGTCGACAGGATCGTACAGTCGGTTACCCCTTCGAACGCCGCCGCCGGTGGAACGGCATCGATGGGGCGGTCGACGTGGTAGAACGCGAGCGGCGTCCCGTCCCCGTCGTAAGTCAACCCCCGGTAGGTGATCGTCGCCTCGAGTTCGGCCGCGAGTGCCGCCACGAACAGCGACGAGTCCTCGATCGCGATCTCGAGTTCGACGACCGTGTCGGTGGTGAGCATCTGCTGGGTTTCGATTGCGTTCATCGCGGTCGCGATCGTGCCGGCGAGCGAGTCGAGGACGAGTCGCTCTCGTTCCGCGAAGGCGTCTGGCTCCGTCGCGAACAGCACGAGCACGCCGTAGGTAATGTCGCCGTAGGTGAGGGGGAGTGCGGCGAGCGACTGGTACCGCTCGACGCCCGTGGGCCACCAGCGGGCCGCGCCGTCGACCGTCTCGAGATTTTGAATCACCTGCGGCTCTCCCGTCTCGAGCGCCCGAACGGCCGGATGGCTCCTGTCCGACTCGAGACAGAGGTCGTCGTCCTCGAGCGGGACGTCGCCGTCGTGGGACCACTCGTGGGGCGTGAGCTGACTATTTCCGATGTCTGCCCGACCGATCCAGGCGAGGTCGTACGGATCGGTGTCGGTGAGACGCGAACAGACCCGGCGTTCGACTTCGTTGCGTGTCCTCGCACTGAGTGCGGCGGCGGTCACGTCGCGAAGAAGTCCGTCGATTCGGTCGAGGAGGTGTTCGAGCGTGCGGTGTTCCTCGCGAAGCTCCGCTGCCGTTTCCTCGGCGGCGATCTCGGCCAGTTTTCGCTCGGTGATCTCGAGGTGGACGACGGAGACGCGAACCTCGCCGGCCACGGTGAACCGACTGGCTCGCATCATGAACCACTGCTTTCGCTCGGGAGAGTGACACGGATACTCCATCGCAAACGTCTCTTGACCGCCCTCGATGACGGTTTCGATTCCCTCCACAGCACGTTTGGCGTGTTCATCGTCACCTATCTGGGCGGTTGCGATGTAGTTGAGGCCAACGTGGTCGTCTCGGTAATCGTCAGGACCGAACTCGCGCCAGGATCGGTTGGTCAGCAGGATTTCCCCGTCGCTATCGATCACACCGACGATAACCGGGAGCGTCTCGAGGGTCGCGTCGGCGAGTGCCTTCCCGGAGTGCATCGACTAGCGGTTCGTGCTTGAACCACATAACGAAAGTGGGTGACTCGTGTCGAGACCGTGCGACGCTCGCACGTCGTCAGTGCAAAGAGAGGGTGATCTCGTCGTGGTCACACCGTTCCGCTGCGCTTTCGCCCTCTGCAAAGTACGATTGGCCGCGTTCGTACTCCCCATTCCCGAACGCCTCAGCCCCGAGCGCGTAGTACTCAGTCGCATCCTCCAGTGCGTCCATCTGACAGGTCATCTCGATCAGGTCGCTCTGGAACGACACCGGAACGTCGTCCTCACCCTCGTCGAACGTTCGATAGGCCTCCTCGAACCCGTCGGACGACGCCGAAAACGCCGACGAAGCGGCGTCGAACCGGTCCTCCTCGAGCGCGTCGATACCGTCTACGAACGGCTCCATCGCGGCGGCCATCTGTCCGCTTCCCGTGAACAGCACGTCGAACATCTCGAGGAGTCCACTGATCTTCTCGAGCGAGGCTTCCATCTCGACGCGGTCGACCTCGTCGATTCCGTCGAGCGCCTCCGCGTCGATCTCATCGAAGGTCGATCGGGTGATCGTGAGCCGCTCTATCGCGTCGTCGTTGTAGTCGATCGCTTGCTCGGCCGCACTGGCCGCATCGTCCCAGCGGTCGACTTCCAGGTACTGTTCCCACCGTTCGAACTCGTCCATCGCGTCGCCCAATGCGGAAAAGACGGCAACGAAGTCACGGAAGAACTCGACGACGCCCTCGAGCGCCTCGATCGTCTCGCGTTGCTCGGCTGATGCGTCAGCGCGTGCGGCCGACAGATCGTCCGCGGCCGCGTCGAGGTGCGCATCGATCGGTCGGGTCTCGACCTCGTGGGACCCGTCGTCCATCGGATCGTCAGTTTCCTCGAATGCTGTATCGAACTCGTCGCCGGCCGCGTCGAGTTCGGCTTCGGCTGATTCGATCAGGGCGGCTGCCTCGCCGTTGGCCGCGAGTTCGTCGGTTTCGTCGCCCTCGTCCTCGAGATCGTCAGCGTGCTCGTCGCCGTCATCAGTAGCTGTATCCCCACCGTCGCCGGTGCTGCTGTTCGCCTCGTCGTCGTGCTCGTCACTGCTCTTGGGCTCGTCGTCTTCGACCTCAGAACCGTCGTCGCCTGCGGCCCCGTCGTCCGAATCGTCGGTGCCGAGATCCGTCGTACAGCCGGCGAGCGAGAGTGTTCCAGCCGATACACCGACAGCAGCCAGCACCCGTCTCCGATGCATGCACGTATCGTGCGTCTCCGCTCACAAATACGTTCATATCGACTGACGTGTCGAGAGCACTGTCCGATCGATGCCGGCTCAGATGAGCCCGGTTCCCCTGGGACGACCGGAAGTAGCCGTCAACCCGCCGTTCGCGTTCGTCGAACTGATTTCGTTCTCACATCTGAAGTTTAAATACTAGCACGCGGCCACAGTGGACATGGACTGGGAAGCCCCCGCCGACGCCTGGTACGTGTGGGTAGCAGTCGCCATCGTCAGTTTCGCGATGGCCGGCATCGTGCTCGGGCTCCCGACGGCGCCACCGCCGGACGCCGATGGAACGGCGAACGCGATCGAGGAGACGTCCGGTAGTTCCTACGAGGCCGCCTCGACCTACGGCTACGATGCCGACGAGATCAAGATCGACGGGACAACCATCGAACTGCGAAACGAGGAGGGAACGGATCGCTCGAGTCTCAGGTACGAGCAGGTCGTCGTCGTCAACGGCGACGATCGACTCGAGCGACTCGTCTACGGCGAGACGTTCGAGGAGGAGTTCGAGGACGAAATCGACGAGCCGCACGAAGACGCAGCGACGGTGTTCATGGATCGCCTCGCTGCTGCCGAGGAGGACAACGCCGGCGAGTGGCTGACCGCGTCGGAGGAACTAACCGTTCGGCAGGTCGCCGTAGAACCCAACGAGGTCCGTGATATTCACGTTGAAGCCACCGACCACCAGACCGTCGACATCATCACCGACGAGTACACCGTTCCTCGAAAGATCGACGCTTCATTCTCGGGGTTCGGTGACGAAAGTACTGATGTCCACTACACTGTCACCGGAACGTCGATCGTAGAGGAGGAATATGATGGTTCCAGTTCGTTCTGGAGCGAGGTTGCGGATACGTTTTCGGACTGGGTCGACTCGGCACGCTGCTGGTTGAGCGACTGTGAGGACGAGACCGACCCGGAAGACGAACTCAACCCGCTCTACGAGACGGAGCGAGAGTGGACTCATAGGGGAACCAGTACGCAATATGTCCATTTGGATTACGAATATCGTGGGGAAGACGAGGACGTCTGGGTCGGCGACTATCCACTCACCGTCACTGCCGAGTTCGACGGGACTACGTGCAGCGCGACGCTCGATTCCTCGTCGGACGATGCGCATCTCTGTCCGCTCGGTACGGACTCCGAGGAGCGCGCAGACGAACTGAACTGGATCGAACTAAACGACGAGACGGAGAAATACCATGTTACACTCGTCGTCGTCTAAGGGCCAGACGGAGCCGCTCGCGGCACTGGTTGCCATCATCGTCGTGGGGATGGCGATCGTCCTCTACGGCGGGTTCGTTACCGACGTACTCACGGACCGGACCGATCGAACCTCCGACGACGTCGCGATCGATCTCATCTGGGACGACATCTCTCACGATGGCGTCTACTCATCCGATCGCGGTACCGATCTCTCCGATATCGAGATGTCGTCGTTGCCACAGGGACAGAACGTCTACGTCGAGGTGACGATAATCGATGATGACGGCCACGAACGTGTCGTCGACGACGTGCATTTCGACTCGGATGGAACGAGAGCGTCCCCACAGGAGGGCCCACCCGAGGACGGCTCCGGGATCGAGACACAGGTCAGCGAGCGTCCCATCCCCGTCGAGACCGACGTCGCCGGTGACGTTCGTGGCGGAACCCTTCACGTTGAGGTGTGGTCGCCGTGAGAGCCGATCGAGTCGTTCGCACCGAACCGGTGACATCCGACCGCGCCGTCAGTACCGTTCTCGACATCGCCCTGGCGCTGTTGTTGATCACGGCAAGCGTCCTCGTGATCGGGCTTTACCTCAACGACGATGAGGACGGTCTCGAGGCCGATCGGGCCGATCACACCGCCGAAACCCTCAGCGGGTCGACCGTCTCGGTCGTCTACGGTGTCGAGAACGTGACGAACAGCAGTCACTACGACGAACCCGAAGGGATCGAGAGCTACGAGCGAACGATGTACGGCCCAGCGGTCGGCACGATCGCCGAAGCGGCGGTCGTGAACGCGGAATTCGACGGAGCGCAGTTGATTCTGTACGCAGACTCGTTCGGCGAGAGCGTCGCCGCACACGTCGAGAGCCGTCTCGTCGGGGCCACCCACCAGGTCTACGTCACCGCTACCTGGCAGCCCTACGACGAGGCGTCGATCCACGGCAACACTACCGTCGGTAGCCAACCGCCGGTTACCGACGACTTCAGTGCCGTCACCATGACCGCAGACAGCGGCATGCCGACCGTCGACGACGGCGCGTTGGCCGATACCTACGCCAACGAGGGTGCCGACGAGGCCGCCGAACTGATCGCGGCGTCGATCGTCGAGGGCTACTTCCCCACCGAGCGATCGCAACTGGCCCTCGAGCGTCAGAACCTCGATCGGGCAATCAAGTCCACGCACTACCTTCGAATGGCCGACCTCGTTGGCGCCGATCTCGACCGGGACGAGGCTCCGCTGGCTCGATCCGAGGCTCGAGCCGACGACGCCAACGAGGAACTGGTCGACGGTCTTGCCGACCTGATCGCCGACGACCTCCAGTCGGGCCAGACCGGCGACGACCTCGACGAAATCGGTTCCGACGAGGACGAACTGGAGTCGTACTTCGAAGAGACAGTCTCGCCGGGAACCGTCGAACTGGCCGTTTATACGTGGGATCCATGACACGACACCGACCACACACCATCTCGATCGACGACCGAGCACGAGTTCCGTTCGCGATCATCGGCGTCCTGATGCTCGTCAGCAGCATCATGATCGTAGGAGTCCTCGAGTCGCGCGATACGCCCGAAACGAACGTCGATCAGACGCTCGCGATGGAGCAGACCGAATCGGCAGCCCAGAACGAACTCCGTGGTGCGGTCGTCGACGCGACCCATCAGGCTGCGGCCCAGCCGGTGACAACGTCCGAACTGGACGCCCTCGATGGCGATCCGGACGACGTGTTCGAGACGTATCTCAAACTTCTGATCCACCTGCGGGCCGAGCAGGCGCTGCCGAACGCGGGCCAGACGATCGGCGACGCCGAAACGACGGTGTCCATCGACGGCCTCTCAGCCACTCCCAACACCGCAGTCGGCGATGCCGACGAGAGGGTCGACATCGCCCACCCCGATACCGG
Above is a window of Natronorubrum tibetense GA33 DNA encoding:
- a CDS encoding DUF7284 family protein, whose translation is MRADRVVRTEPVTSDRAVSTVLDIALALLLITASVLVIGLYLNDDEDGLEADRADHTAETLSGSTVSVVYGVENVTNSSHYDEPEGIESYERTMYGPAVGTIAEAAVVNAEFDGAQLILYADSFGESVAAHVESRLVGATHQVYVTATWQPYDEASIHGNTTVGSQPPVTDDFSAVTMTADSGMPTVDDGALADTYANEGADEAAELIAASIVEGYFPTERSQLALERQNLDRAIKSTHYLRMADLVGADLDRDEAPLARSEARADDANEELVDGLADLIADDLQSGQTGDDLDEIGSDEDELESYFEETVSPGTVELAVYTWDP
- a CDS encoding bacterio-opsin activator domain-containing protein; translated protein: MHSGKALADATLETLPVIVGVIDSDGEILLTNRSWREFGPDDYRDDHVGLNYIATAQIGDDEHAKRAVEGIETVIEGGQETFAMEYPCHSPERKQWFMMRASRFTVAGEVRVSVVHLEITERKLAEIAAEETAAELREEHRTLEHLLDRIDGLLRDVTAAALSARTRNEVERRVCSRLTDTDPYDLAWIGRADIGNSQLTPHEWSHDGDVPLEDDDLCLESDRSHPAVRALETGEPQVIQNLETVDGAARWWPTGVERYQSLAALPLTYGDITYGVLVLFATEPDAFAERERLVLDSLAGTIATAMNAIETQQMLTTDTVVELEIAIEDSSLFVAALAAELEATITYRGLTYDGDGTPLAFYHVDRPIDAVPPAAAFEGVTDCTILSTYDEGALLELAVDETIVTTLSGRGADIRRFDASDAADQTAHRTGTSVPVVDLTVNVPNGQSARSVYDLLEERAASVELLSYHETDRPPRSRQDVTARLESSLTDRQFTALRKAYYADYFEWPRNVSGEDLAQSMDISRSTFHQHLRSAQRKLLDELFDGDPLSKG
- a CDS encoding DNA polymerase V family protein, which encodes MHRRRVLAAVGVSAGTLSLAGCTTDLGTDDSDDGAAGDDGSEVEDDEPKSSDEHDDEANSSTGDGGDTATDDGDEHADDLEDEGDETDELAANGEAAALIESAEAELDAAGDEFDTAFEETDDPMDDGSHEVETRPIDAHLDAAADDLSAARADASAEQRETIEALEGVVEFFRDFVAVFSALGDAMDEFERWEQYLEVDRWDDAASAAEQAIDYNDDAIERLTITRSTFDEIDAEALDGIDEVDRVEMEASLEKISGLLEMFDVLFTGSGQMAAAMEPFVDGIDALEEDRFDAASSAFSASSDGFEEAYRTFDEGEDDVPVSFQSDLIEMTCQMDALEDATEYYALGAEAFGNGEYERGQSYFAEGESAAERCDHDEITLSLH
- a CDS encoding DUF7285 family protein, which codes for MLHSSSSKGQTEPLAALVAIIVVGMAIVLYGGFVTDVLTDRTDRTSDDVAIDLIWDDISHDGVYSSDRGTDLSDIEMSSLPQGQNVYVEVTIIDDDGHERVVDDVHFDSDGTRASPQEGPPEDGSGIETQVSERPIPVETDVAGDVRGGTLHVEVWSP
- a CDS encoding DUF7283 family protein — its product is MDWEAPADAWYVWVAVAIVSFAMAGIVLGLPTAPPPDADGTANAIEETSGSSYEAASTYGYDADEIKIDGTTIELRNEEGTDRSSLRYEQVVVVNGDDRLERLVYGETFEEEFEDEIDEPHEDAATVFMDRLAAAEEDNAGEWLTASEELTVRQVAVEPNEVRDIHVEATDHQTVDIITDEYTVPRKIDASFSGFGDESTDVHYTVTGTSIVEEEYDGSSSFWSEVADTFSDWVDSARCWLSDCEDETDPEDELNPLYETEREWTHRGTSTQYVHLDYEYRGEDEDVWVGDYPLTVTAEFDGTTCSATLDSSSDDAHLCPLGTDSEERADELNWIELNDETEKYHVTLVVV